The following are from one region of the Treponema denticola genome:
- a CDS encoding metal-dependent transcriptional regulator, giving the protein MKISQITTENYLKAIVKFLSESDKEKITTGELAKLLHVTPGTATSMAKKLEKEGYIEYQNRIGCSLTEKGKKYGLNILRRHRLIETFLFQTLKMDGKNVHNEAENLEHAASDLLIDKIDKYLGHPKRDPHGAMIPRKNQKEYTCTDSSLDKVKYGIEYSISRLTGSDAQFEYYKTINLKLNSRIIIQNKNEESGLAEIIIDGNKISCSTMILKNIFVEKIII; this is encoded by the coding sequence GTGAAAATCTCGCAAATTACGACCGAAAATTATTTAAAAGCTATTGTCAAATTTTTGTCGGAAAGTGATAAAGAAAAAATTACTACCGGTGAACTTGCAAAACTATTACATGTTACTCCCGGTACGGCAACATCAATGGCAAAGAAACTTGAAAAAGAAGGATACATAGAATATCAAAACCGGATAGGATGCAGCTTAACCGAAAAAGGTAAAAAGTACGGCCTCAATATTTTAAGGAGGCATAGATTAATTGAAACCTTTTTATTTCAAACACTCAAAATGGATGGAAAAAATGTTCACAATGAGGCAGAGAATTTAGAACATGCAGCCTCGGATCTTTTAATAGATAAAATAGACAAATATTTAGGACATCCTAAAAGGGATCCCCATGGAGCAATGATACCCAGAAAAAATCAAAAGGAATATACATGTACAGATTCAAGTTTAGATAAAGTAAAATACGGAATAGAATATTCGATATCAAGACTTACAGGCTCAGATGCTCAATTTGAATATTATAAAACAATAAATTTAAAATTAAATTCAAGGATTATAATTCAAAACAAAAATGAAGAAAGCGGTTTAGCCGAGATAATAATAGACGGTAATAAGATATCCTGTTCCACAATGATTTTAAAAAATATATTTGTCGAAAAAATTATTATTTAG
- a CDS encoding metal ABC transporter permease, translating into MNMEIILIAIIVSASCALCGVFLVLRRMSLMGDAISHSIIIGIVLGFFISKTLSSSIPLIGAVIAGMASVIFTEVLQKTKLIKSDAAIGLVFPFLFSLGVILVSLYAGNVHLDTDSVLLGELAFAPFDRISFFSVSFPKSLVQMICILLFDFVFIVAFFKELKLTTFDPNLAKSLGFSPSIMHYGLMFAVSLTCVGAFDSVGAVLVTALMIAPAAAALLLTNSLFYMIIISIVIASASSISGFYLAVKIDGSISGSMAAMTGVFFLLAYLFSPKDGLVKRRAEQKNLKINFAVKMLIVHLLHHQGEENMISECREEHLCEHINWTEKKAHAVVLAAKRLGYIKKENGLLLLSPLGRQEAEKSITHI; encoded by the coding sequence ATGAATATGGAAATAATATTAATTGCAATTATTGTCTCTGCCTCATGTGCTCTCTGCGGAGTATTTCTAGTCTTAAGGAGAATGTCTTTGATGGGTGATGCAATAAGCCATTCTATCATAATAGGAATCGTATTAGGCTTTTTTATAAGTAAAACCTTATCTTCAAGCATACCATTGATAGGAGCCGTTATAGCCGGAATGGCCTCGGTTATCTTTACCGAAGTCTTGCAAAAGACAAAACTTATAAAAAGCGATGCAGCCATAGGGCTTGTTTTTCCATTTTTATTCAGCCTTGGAGTTATTTTGGTTTCACTCTATGCAGGAAATGTTCATTTGGATACGGATTCGGTTTTATTGGGAGAATTAGCCTTTGCACCCTTTGACCGTATAAGTTTTTTTTCGGTTTCATTCCCAAAAAGCTTGGTTCAAATGATCTGTATTCTTTTATTCGATTTTGTTTTTATCGTAGCATTTTTTAAAGAATTAAAACTGACAACATTTGATCCTAACTTAGCAAAATCATTGGGCTTTTCACCTTCAATTATGCATTACGGTCTAATGTTTGCAGTGAGCCTTACCTGTGTGGGTGCATTTGATTCGGTTGGAGCCGTTTTAGTTACAGCCTTGATGATTGCACCTGCCGCGGCAGCCCTATTATTAACAAACAGTCTTTTTTATATGATAATAATTTCAATTGTTATTGCTTCGGCATCATCGATAAGCGGCTTTTACCTTGCAGTAAAAATAGATGGAAGTATATCCGGCTCAATGGCTGCAATGACAGGCGTCTTTTTTTTACTTGCTTACCTATTCTCTCCAAAAGACGGATTGGTAAAACGAAGGGCCGAACAAAAAAATCTAAAAATAAATTTTGCCGTAAAAATGCTCATTGTTCATCTTCTGCACCATCAAGGTGAAGAAAATATGATCAGTGAGTGTAGAGAAGAACATTTATGTGAACATATTAACTGGACGGAAAAAAAAGCCCATGCAGTAGTACTTGCAGCAAAACGGCTGGGATATATAAAAAAAGAAAACGGTTTACTTCTTTTGTCTCCATTAGGAAGGCAGGAGGCGGAAAAATCAATAACACATATTTAA
- the troC gene encoding transition metal ABC transporter permease subunit TroC gives MNGIINFFADYTLRNVFLGTMLLGIGSGVVGSFAVLRKQSLLGDAVAHAALPGVVIAFLLTGSKMTLPLLLGAGLTGLIGTFFINNIVHNSKVDTDAAQGIVLGVFLGLGFLLLTYVQKLPGAGKSGLDKFIFGQAATITQQDVIIIFIVEAFVLIIIALLWKELKLSTFDPGFSQSIGFSPRIPELILTALIVITIVIGIQAVGVILMSALILAPAAAARQWTDRLSIMCLLSAFFGAASGMGGAAISSQVSKMPTGPVIVCFLTGFTLISILFSPHRGIIQSKIKKFYTKNKLRKETNMKRR, from the coding sequence ATGAACGGAATAATAAATTTTTTTGCCGATTATACTTTGAGAAATGTCTTTTTGGGAACGATGCTTTTAGGCATAGGCTCAGGTGTGGTAGGAAGCTTTGCCGTCTTACGAAAACAAAGTTTGCTTGGAGATGCGGTTGCACACGCTGCCCTCCCCGGAGTTGTAATAGCATTTTTACTTACAGGTTCTAAAATGACACTGCCTCTTTTACTGGGTGCAGGTCTTACGGGTCTTATAGGAACATTTTTTATAAACAACATCGTACATAACTCAAAAGTAGACACAGATGCAGCTCAAGGTATTGTCTTGGGAGTATTTTTAGGCCTAGGTTTTTTACTTTTAACCTATGTTCAAAAATTACCGGGAGCCGGAAAAAGCGGCCTTGACAAATTTATCTTCGGGCAAGCGGCAACAATAACACAACAAGATGTGATAATCATTTTTATAGTCGAAGCATTTGTCCTTATAATCATTGCACTCTTATGGAAAGAATTAAAACTATCTACATTTGATCCGGGATTTTCGCAATCAATAGGTTTTTCACCTAGAATACCGGAATTAATTTTAACGGCTTTAATTGTAATTACAATAGTTATAGGAATACAGGCCGTAGGTGTAATTTTAATGAGCGCTCTTATACTTGCACCTGCTGCTGCAGCAAGACAATGGACGGATAGACTGAGCATAATGTGTCTCCTATCTGCTTTTTTTGGAGCAGCATCCGGAATGGGCGGAGCTGCAATTTCTTCTCAGGTTTCAAAAATGCCTACGGGCCCTGTAATAGTTTGTTTTTTAACAGGTTTTACATTGATTTCCATTTTATTTAGTCCTCATAGAGGAATTATTCAATCAAAGATAAAAAAGTTTTATACAAAAAACAAATTACGAAAAGAAACAAATATGAAAAGGAGATAG